CCGGAGGAGCCCCATTGGACATGGTTGCAAGGATCATCCGCGAACTCGGTACTGCCTTTAGGATCCTGGCCCACAATGCGATGTGAGGCTGGTTCAGCTTGTTGATACGTGCCAGGCAGCAGAAGTTGAAGTATCCGTTGGTCAGTGCGGGAAGTTCGTTTCGTTCAGGCGCTGGTTCATACGGTGCGAACGTCGTGGTAGCAGGTAGATAAAGAATTTTCTCGGAGAACTGCGACTGTTCGACGGAGGTGATCAGGTTCGCATCGCCAATAAAGTAGTCCATGGCGTCCAGCCCCGTCGTCGCTAGATAGCCAATCCAGCTCATCTGAAGCGGCGCGGGTTTGCGCGCGAAGGTCAGCATGCGATTGTCACCGCTATGACCGGAGAGGTCGAAGAGAACGTCGATAACGTCGGCGCGTATAGCGCGTGCAAGCGCCTCATCTGAGGCGGTAGCGGCTCCACGCCAGTAATCGAACAATTCCTTGTACTGCTCTGTAACTGGGTCGTACTGCCGGCTGACGTTGTAGGCATAGAGCTGCAGGTCTGTATGCTGCGTAAGCCGCTCGAGCGCAGGCATCAGGTAGCGGACAACCGGATGATTGCGCAGGTCGCCCGAGACAAAGCCTACCCGCAGAGTTCGGTCGGGCTCACGCGTGTTGAAATAGTTTCCCCATTGAGACTTCAACGGCGTTTCAAAACGTTCTGCGTAAATACGGTGTTCCGCCAGGATTGCAGCGGAAGTGCAGTTATCCCGTAGAGAAAGCGTGAACAGCAGATTGCTGTGCCCTTGGGCCAGATTGGGATCCAGCCGGATAGCATGGCGCAGCAGCATCTCTGTCTCGGCGACAAATCCATGGTGCCCCATCAGCTCTCCCAGGTTAACGAAGGGAGGGGCAAAGGTTGAGTCGAGTTCAATGGCTCGCCGGTAATAAGCCTCTGCCTCAGGATAGCGGTGTTGTTTGCTTAGAAGTTGTCCGTAGTTATTCAGCAGGCGTACTTCCTGCGGCATGACTCGAACGGCGAATTGATAGTGCGGCTCGGCTTCCTCCAACTGCTCGCGCATGTTAAGGATATTCGCCAGGTTTACATGCGTCAGGCCGTGATCAGGATCCATGGTCAATACAAAACGCAACCTGGTCTCTGCTGCCGTCAGGTTACCCATCTCAAGCAGTGTGACGCCCAGATTGTAAAAAGGCTCAATGGAGTCCTGATGCAACGCAATTGCCCGCTCGTAATGGCGGATCGCCTCGCCATGGCGGCTGGCGCCCTTCAATGCATTGCCATAATTGTTCTGATACTGCCAATCGTCATGTAGATTTACAGGCGCCTGCTGATAGAGCGCAATGGCTGTGTTCAGATCACCGCGGGTAGCAATGGTGGCGGCAAGGATCTTCCAGGCAAGAGGGTGCTGTGGGTCGCGCGCATTCAAATTGCGAGCCAGTGCTTCAGCCTCTGCTAAACGGCCTTGAACGAAATACTGTTCCAGCGCCAGCAGCTCCTGGGGGGAGATCGCGCCAAAGTTAATAAGCCCTTGGGAAGAACGGGGTTGTGCGCCGGCAAAAGCGGATTTCAAAAGGGGAGTCCTCCGTGGATTCGTGCCCATGGACTGCCCCACAGCATGGACAGGGAGAGTCAAGACTGTATGTAGCAATGCCATGGCCATCGCCGGGGCACACTTCGTTGGAAGGCTCTTATCTTGAACCGAAGGGTTCTCTAATCTTCAAGAGGCCATGCAAGCTATTGATTTATAGGCACATAATGCGGACATCCTCTACCCGTTGGACCCCATGGCTCGGTTGGGAGAAGCGGTCATGATTTCACTCGTAAATTTGTTTTTTCATGTATGGTTTTCGTGTTGATTCATCGGAGGAAATCTGTGAGGGAAGTACGACCGCTGCGCCAAATCATCCATATCCTGGGTCTTCTGTTTCTGATCCTTGCTTCGTGTCCCATGGCAGGGGCCGCTGAGGATGACCCGGAAAAGGGATCGCTGAATAAGCCGGACAGGCTGGAATGGTTTCGCGACCAGGGTTTCGGTCTCTTTATTCACTGGAGTGTCGACAGCCAACTTGGCGTGGTGATCAGCCACTCGCTGGTTGGGGCCTCGCCTGAGTACACGGATCGCTTTTTCAACGAGCTGCCGAAGACCTTTGACCCGGATCGTTTTCAACCGAAGGACTGGGCTCGCCTCGCGCATCTGGCAGGTATTCGCTACATGATGTTCACTACCAAACATCATTCGGGCTTCACGATGTTTGATAGCAAAACGACACCATTCGGTGTCATGCATACACCCTTTCATCGCGATATCACGCGAGAGGTCTTTGACGCCTTTCGTTCTGAGGGCATCTCGACCGGCGTTTACTTCTCTCCGGATGATTTCTGGTGGCTGCACCAGAACGGTAAGACCATCCGCCGTTCCGTGCCAGATGTGCAACCGAGGAATAACCCGGGACTGATGCAGTACGACCAGAGTCAGCTCAAAGAGCTGTTGACCAACTATGGCAAGGTCGACGAACTTTTTCTCGATGGTGAAGCCGCCGGCCTGCGGGATCTTGCATGGAAGCTCGATCCCAACATCATCGTGACGCGCGGCGCCATCAAAACTCCCGAACTGACTGTTCCTGGTATGCCGCTTCCTGGACCGTGGGAGACCTGCATGACGATGGGAACCGCCTGGCAGTATCAGCCTCAGAACGAACACTACAAATCAGGCGGAGAGCTGATTCGCCTGCTGGTACAGACACGCGCCAAAGGAGGCAACTTCCTGCTGAACGTCGGGCCGAAACCGAATGGTGAGCTTCCGATCGAAGAAGAGGAGCGTCTCCGTGAAATGGCTCTCTGGATGTTCGTGAACTCCGACGCGATCTATGCCGTGCGTCCCTGGGTCATTACCAACGAAGGCGATGTCTGGTTTACCAAAAAGAAAGACAACAGCGCGCTCTATGCCGTCGTTGAATCTAACACGCCATGGCCCCGTGCTACATGGAAGGAATTCACGCTTCATTCCGTTCGAGCGACCGACAAGACAGAGGTGAGTGTCCTCGGACAGAGTGACGAGGTCGTGGAGTATCACGCCGAAATTACTCCGAAATCGACATGGCATCAGGAGAAAGACGGACTCCATGTGCGAGTGCTGCAGGCACAACGGCTGCAGGATAATTTTCGCTGGCCAAATCCGGCCGTGATCAGAATTACAAACGTCGAGCCTGCTCTTAAGCCACCGCAGGTGCAGACAACCGGCTCAGTCGTGGGCACGTCGGGAGAAGAAACACTCGAAGGATCTGTCCTCGATATGGGTGACCAACCGTCTCTCGAAGTCACCTTCGAATATCGACCGGTCTCGGGAGAAGATGTGAATTCACGGACGGCTGCCTGGACCGCAACCCCGACGCAGACGATCTCCAAACCAGGAGCATTTACAGCAAACCTCAAGGGACTGGATCCCAAGGGCGCGTATGAGTTCCGTGCCGTGATTCATCACCCGCTGCTGCCGCTCTATGGCGCAGAGCTGAAGATGAAGCGATAGGCGAAAACGTAATAAAGCCTGCCCGGGAAGTTCTCCGGACAGGCTTTTTGCTTCAAAGCCGCATGTTCTTAGAACTGGAACTTGCCGGCGAATTGAAGAATACGCTGTGCATTTCCAAACGCTACGCTGCTGATGGTTCCAAAGGTTGGCTGAGTGGTAACCGTTGCTGCTGGTGTGCCAAGCACCGGATGGTTCAGGACATTGAAGGCTTCAGCATCGAGCTTGAAGGAGAGGTTCTCGTGAATGGGGAAGATTCGGTGGATCGAGGTGTCCAGTCCCCAGGATTCCTGCCCCTGAAGAAAGTTACGGGGAGCATTTCCAAGAGTTCCAATAGCGGGTGTTTTGAAGGCGCAGGGATTGAACCATTGCGCCCGTGTGCGGGTGGGACCTGCTGGCGGTGAGCACAATGGGTTGCTGTCGACCGGGCCAGGCTTATAAGGGTCACCGACAAGGTCGGCGCGTTCATAGGTGGCGCCATTCCCAGTATTGGCAATGTCGCCTGCAGCGGTAACGTTGAAGTTCTGTCCGGAGCGGGCGGAGATGATGGCATTCACCTGCCAGTTGCCAACGACGTAGTCGCCTATCGTGTTTCCGGTAGAGAACCGCTTGTTCTTCCCGAAGGGAAGCTCATAAACGACATTCGCGGCAAGAATCTGAGGGATGTTGAAACCTGCAGGTCCTCGGCTGCCGCGCGGATTGTATGGATCTTCCGGGACTCCATTTTCGACGCCGAAGTACCCGTCACTGCCCTCATTCAGGGTCTTGCTCCATGTATAGGCGACGGTGTATCCAAGTCCGTTGCTGAAGTGTCGCAGAAACGATGCCTGCAATGCATTGTAGGAAGCGTTTGCCCCCGAGTGATCCCACGACTTCTGCGGAACGGTGTAGGGAAACGGTTGGCCTGTGTTGGTTCCGCGTGCAGAGAAGGAGATGCAGGTTGAACAAGGAGTTCCGGTGTTGTAGTAACCGCCGATATCAAGGCGGTGTGACGAAGACCCAACGTAGTTGAGCGAGAAGACGGTGTGAGCTCCGAACTGCTGCTCAATACCGAAGTTGTACTGCTCAGAGTATGGATTCTCCCACTGCGGATCGACCATGTAGTTTACGTTCGACGAGCCGAAGGGAGTTGCCGCAGGAAGATTGCCGGAGTTGGCTGCAAACGGATCTTGAGCCGAGGTGTAGACAGTTCCAGGGGTATTGGTTCCGTTGATCTGCAGTGTGCCGGTATCGGGCCATGATCCCTGGTAGTTCTGGGTCATTTGAATGATGGCTGCCCAGTTGTCATAGGTCATACCAAAGCCTCCGCGGATAGACATCTTATCGTTGACGCGAAACGCGAAACCGATGCGGGGAGAGATATTGTCTTTGCTGCCGTGGAGAATCTTTCCTCCGGCAGCAACGCGGACGTGCGCGGGCAGCGTAGCGCTGGGAAGGCAGGGCGCATGCTTGCGGTCACTGCACAGCGGTGGCAGCTTCTGGATGATGTAGTCACCGGTATTGAAGTCGAAGTCTCCCGTTTCAGGCGAGCCTTGCAGACCGATGGACTCATCGGTGCCGAAGGCGGGAATGACGCTGCGGTCGTAACGAACACCAATGTTCAGCGTGAATGTGTGAGTGATCTTCCAACTGTCCTGGAGATAGATGTTGGCGATACCTCCAGGGCGCTCGGTAAGAAAGACGTTACGTTTGTTTTCAGAGTTCGGATAGTCGAGAAGGAAGTCCGCCAGACCAAAACCTGACTGGGCCGCAATCTGTGCCGAAGTGATGTTCACGGGCGATCCGGGGTTAGCTCCAGGCTTTCCCGGAGTATTGCCAAAGTTACCTGTGGAAGCTCCGGTAAAGGTAACCGTTCCCTGGCGTAGCTGTGCCGTGTAGTTGACTTGGTCCCATCCGCCGCCCGCTTGTAGCTGATGATTGCCCATGGTGTGCATCACACTGCCCAGCCATTCATGAATGCTGGAAAGGTTTTTGGAGGGGCTGTTGACCTCTCCACCAGAGAAGCCGTTGGTAACGGTCTGGGTTACAAGCAGAGTTGCACCGCCGACAAATGAGTTGCACATATCGCCTGAGCAGCCATAAGTCTTCCAGAGATTGCGATCATTGAATTGCGTGACAGTGGTGTTCCCGACATGTGTGCGACCGTATTGAACCTGCATGCTGGTCGCGGGGCTGAAGACATGCATCCAGCTTGCACCATACTGTTCAGCGGGAATATCTGTTGAAGTGAAGAGCGTGGGAAGCGTGCTGGGCGATTCCTGGTTCCACTGTATGCCGGAATAGCGGAAGAAGATGAAATCCTTGGTGCCGAGGTGTTGATCGATGCGACCTGTGTAGTTGTAGACCTTCTGGCGGGTCGGCTCGGTGATCTGATAGTTGTACTGAGTCGGAGCGATTCCCGGGATGACAATCGGCGTAGCGTTTCCGAAGACAGCCTTGACGAAGGCCAGCGAATAGCCGTTCATCTTTGCCGCGGGAATCTGGTTGCCCAGGAACGCCGGGCGATAGGGAACCGGTGCGTTGTTGCCAACAGTCGGATCGTAAAGTTGGCACGGGGATACCTGCGCTTGTGTATCGCTGGCGGAACAGGTTCCACCCTTGTTCACGCCGGTGGAGGCGCTGGAGAAATCGCCGTTGAGCTGTGCCTGCGTGGGAATCAGGATATTGGTCGATCCGGCCTTGGAGTAAAGCGTTCCTTCCATGCCAACCAGAAAGAACGTTTTATCGCGGCCGTCATAAAGCCATGGGATGCGAATAGGACCGCCGACCTGGCCTCCAAAGGTATTTAGGTGATACGACGGCGGAGCGGAGATGTAGGGTTTGGCATCAAAGCTGTTATTGCGGATGAACTCCCAGGCAGAACCATGAAGGCTGTTCGTTCCTGACTTCGTGACGATGTTCACCACGCCGCCAAGAGAACCGCCATAAACGGCATCGTTGTGAGAGTTGATCTTGAACTCCTGGATGGTGTCGATAATGGGCGGGACTGCATAGGTGTTGTACCAGGCTTGGTTATCGTTCATCCCGTCCACGAGATAGATAGTGGAGCGGTTTCCGGCTCCGTTGATGGATGGAAAGGAA
This genomic window from Terriglobus albidus contains:
- a CDS encoding tetratricopeptide repeat protein, with protein sequence MKSAFAGAQPRSSQGLINFGAISPQELLALEQYFVQGRLAEAEALARNLNARDPQHPLAWKILAATIATRGDLNTAIALYQQAPVNLHDDWQYQNNYGNALKGASRHGEAIRHYERAIALHQDSIEPFYNLGVTLLEMGNLTAAETRLRFVLTMDPDHGLTHVNLANILNMREQLEEAEPHYQFAVRVMPQEVRLLNNYGQLLSKQHRYPEAEAYYRRAIELDSTFAPPFVNLGELMGHHGFVAETEMLLRHAIRLDPNLAQGHSNLLFTLSLRDNCTSAAILAEHRIYAERFETPLKSQWGNYFNTREPDRTLRVGFVSGDLRNHPVVRYLMPALERLTQHTDLQLYAYNVSRQYDPVTEQYKELFDYWRGAATASDEALARAIRADVIDVLFDLSGHSGDNRMLTFARKPAPLQMSWIGYLATTGLDAMDYFIGDANLITSVEQSQFSEKILYLPATTTFAPYEPAPERNELPALTNGYFNFCCLARINKLNQPHIALWARILKAVPSSRMILATMSNGAPPETVKAWFIAEGISQERLLFLHARSVLEQLEQYRMADLCLDTFPYNGSTTTSHALCMGIPTLTLCSELVSGRVGTSIASHVGIPEFIAHDQDEFVQKAVSWTQNLHVLNQLRHELPSMFANSALRQHDQVAGVLVEKLRAAWKRWCAGLPPETF
- a CDS encoding alpha-L-fucosidase: MREVRPLRQIIHILGLLFLILASCPMAGAAEDDPEKGSLNKPDRLEWFRDQGFGLFIHWSVDSQLGVVISHSLVGASPEYTDRFFNELPKTFDPDRFQPKDWARLAHLAGIRYMMFTTKHHSGFTMFDSKTTPFGVMHTPFHRDITREVFDAFRSEGISTGVYFSPDDFWWLHQNGKTIRRSVPDVQPRNNPGLMQYDQSQLKELLTNYGKVDELFLDGEAAGLRDLAWKLDPNIIVTRGAIKTPELTVPGMPLPGPWETCMTMGTAWQYQPQNEHYKSGGELIRLLVQTRAKGGNFLLNVGPKPNGELPIEEEERLREMALWMFVNSDAIYAVRPWVITNEGDVWFTKKKDNSALYAVVESNTPWPRATWKEFTLHSVRATDKTEVSVLGQSDEVVEYHAEITPKSTWHQEKDGLHVRVLQAQRLQDNFRWPNPAVIRITNVEPALKPPQVQTTGSVVGTSGEETLEGSVLDMGDQPSLEVTFEYRPVSGEDVNSRTAAWTATPTQTISKPGAFTANLKGLDPKGAYEFRAVIHHPLLPLYGAELKMKR
- a CDS encoding TonB-dependent receptor, whose product is MAAFCGAILLISAALARAQSSSSSVNGNVTDPTGASLPGARVVLRNVETNVLRESVTNDSGAYVFTAIPPARYTLTFTAASFQTQTVAAFDVGVAQAVTINTELRTGSVTDTITVEATGAQVESSTAQLGTVIDEKAVNNLPLNGRNFTQLLTLTPGVTPVSTGQNNSASNTAVTAVGTTSYSFPSINGAGNRSTIYLVDGMNDNQAWYNTYAVPPIIDTIQEFKINSHNDAVYGGSLGGVVNIVTKSGTNSLHGSAWEFIRNNSFDAKPYISAPPSYHLNTFGGQVGGPIRIPWLYDGRDKTFFLVGMEGTLYSKAGSTNILIPTQAQLNGDFSSASTGVNKGGTCSASDTQAQVSPCQLYDPTVGNNAPVPYRPAFLGNQIPAAKMNGYSLAFVKAVFGNATPIVIPGIAPTQYNYQITEPTRQKVYNYTGRIDQHLGTKDFIFFRYSGIQWNQESPSTLPTLFTSTDIPAEQYGASWMHVFSPATSMQVQYGRTHVGNTTVTQFNDRNLWKTYGCSGDMCNSFVGGATLLVTQTVTNGFSGGEVNSPSKNLSSIHEWLGSVMHTMGNHQLQAGGGWDQVNYTAQLRQGTVTFTGASTGNFGNTPGKPGANPGSPVNITSAQIAAQSGFGLADFLLDYPNSENKRNVFLTERPGGIANIYLQDSWKITHTFTLNIGVRYDRSVIPAFGTDESIGLQGSPETGDFDFNTGDYIIQKLPPLCSDRKHAPCLPSATLPAHVRVAAGGKILHGSKDNISPRIGFAFRVNDKMSIRGGFGMTYDNWAAIIQMTQNYQGSWPDTGTLQINGTNTPGTVYTSAQDPFAANSGNLPAATPFGSSNVNYMVDPQWENPYSEQYNFGIEQQFGAHTVFSLNYVGSSSHRLDIGGYYNTGTPCSTCISFSARGTNTGQPFPYTVPQKSWDHSGANASYNALQASFLRHFSNGLGYTVAYTWSKTLNEGSDGYFGVENGVPEDPYNPRGSRGPAGFNIPQILAANVVYELPFGKNKRFSTGNTIGDYVVGNWQVNAIISARSGQNFNVTAAGDIANTGNGATYERADLVGDPYKPGPVDSNPLCSPPAGPTRTRAQWFNPCAFKTPAIGTLGNAPRNFLQGQESWGLDTSIHRIFPIHENLSFKLDAEAFNVLNHPVLGTPAATVTTQPTFGTISSVAFGNAQRILQFAGKFQF